A window of Coregonus clupeaformis isolate EN_2021a chromosome 28, ASM2061545v1, whole genome shotgun sequence contains these coding sequences:
- the LOC123480979 gene encoding zymogen granule membrane protein 16-like, translating into MFSSLLVTVFLASCLAMPIKDPYSYSSAVGQGGGTPFASSGEGRITAVRVWENNNAYINGFQLRYSNTWSPVFGREVGTKQEMELFKDEAIVEVSGKYNPGDYIYTLVFTTNMGRTLAAGQPNQVSFNFYPANMGNELRMLSGRFNGAGITSIGAHWGLVYMEEAGNSTSS; encoded by the exons ATGTTCTCAAGCCTGTTAGTTACAGTCTTCTTGGCCAGCTGCTTGGCAATGC CCATCAAAGACCCGTACTCGTATTCCTCTGCGGTGGGTCAGGGAGGTGGCACCCCATTTGCTTCCTCCGGTGAGGGACGCATCACAGCGGTCAGAGTGTGGGAGAACAACAACGCCTACATCAACGG GTTCCAGCTGAGATACAGCAACACCTGGTCTCCTGTATTCGGTCGCGAAGTGGGTACAAAGCAGGAGATGGAGCTTTTTAAGGATGAGGCCATCGTCGAGGTGTCTGGGAAGTACAACCCAGGAGACTACATCTACACCTTGGTGTTCACAACCAACATGGGGCGCACTCTGGCGGCCGGCCAGCCTAACCAAGTCTCCTTCAACTTCTACCCAGCCAACATGGGCAATGAGCTGAGGATGCTCAGCGGTCGCTTCAACGGTGCCGGGATCACTTCCATCGGAGCCCACTGGGGATTGGTGTACATGGAAGAGGCTGGAAACAGTACCTCCTCTTAA